A single Syngnathus acus chromosome 8, fSynAcu1.2, whole genome shotgun sequence DNA region contains:
- the LOC119125386 gene encoding protein phosphatase 1 regulatory subunit 29 → MESLSSKSAFIVILSALLIASRFPGTVNGDCWLIEGDKGYVWLAICSQNQPPYETIPQHINNTVHDLRLNENKLKAVHFNSMYRFTNLTDLNLTKNEISYIEDGAFSGQANLQVLQLGYNKLTNLTEGMMRGLGRMQCLFLQHNLIEVIASNALWECPSLSSIDLSSNKLARIDPSTFTVLNRLMVCELAANPFHCGCDLYSFLTWLESFNNVTHTYDRLQCETPREMFGFPLLSPIAAGHAGRNAKNILSSHCVGGVMTSLPPDPDGPSGMGPEMFGPYHQPNASTSTENNFIPSLKLDQVSLSSASFFVQIPRPFSKMYILTQHNHTDVSDVMTLKHKKEKITVNKLKPHTNYTFCVASIRNSQRYNHTCLQFSTRSQNPNHILPTPSTTTHYIMTIVGCLFGMLIVLGFVYYCLRKKRMHDEKKKSICVKKTILEMRYGPEVAAAVANDPAAVHKLQEHSREHHQYHHHHHGAKLPMSTSSSSGMLHSANTSSSRLSSIPQVEKMATAFSEAMTGKGNYMDIRSGGAGMERHGGDSGHGAMRGEELRDDDGTEVGDDSDDGHGSASEISTIAMEVDKVNQIINNCIDALKLDAAAVAASGSSPNSMPSSNPTSPPPNSTAALTRGLITLSQGMTESCQVNKIPPPPPLPALNTPLSERPGISGGGFVVSPPYRPPPPANAVRPIQRQMSADAAVVIVNAVKKQSSTASCGSVGRDRDRGGLDRDRGGLDRDRGGLDRDRGGARVYSLDVPEPRSPDGCNQQPQYQDRASPVGCGEPLERLPLVGSMSCTGGGGGACDSGGVGGQHQENQNPHHYQQQQQQQQQLEVQQDYHCSEHRHSVPALYYDGSHQGSPAQRVSFLKPLSRSRKDAASYSQLSPARHHSSYSGYSSSPEYSSENTLRIWERFRPYRKGQRDEACYVTAGNALRKKVQFAKGEDLHDILDYWKGVSAQQKL, encoded by the exons ATGGAGAGTCTTTCCAGCAAGTCGGCTTTCATTGTTATTCTCTCCGCCCTCCTAATTGCCAGCCGCTTCCCCGGCACGGTCAACGGGGACTGCTGGCTCATCGAAGGGGACAAAGGTTACGTGTGGCTGGCGATCTGTAGTCAGAACCAGCCGCCGTACGAGACCATTCCGCAGCACATCAACAACACGGTTCATGACTTGAGACTCAATGAGAACAAGCTGAAAGCGGTGCACTTCAACTCCATGTACCGCTTTACCAACCTCACGGACCTCAATCTTACCAAGAATGAAATTAGCTACATTGAAGACGGAGCCTTTTCGGGGCAAGCTAACCTACAG GTTCTTCAACTGGGCTACAACAAGTTGACCAACCTGACAGAGGGTATGATGAGAGGACTGGGCCGCATGCAATGTCTTTTCCTCCAACACAACCTCATCGAGGTGATCGCCAGCAATGCGTTGTGGGAGTGCCCCAGCCTGAGCAGCATCGATCTGTCGTCTAACAAACTGGCCCGTATCGATCCGTCGACGTTCACCGTTCTCAACCGCCTCATGGTTTGCGAACTGGCCGCCAATCCGTTCCATTGCGGCTGCGATCTTTATAGTTTCCTCACCTGGCTGGAATCCTTCAACAACGTCACCCACACCTACGATCGACTCCAGTGCGAGACGCCCAGGGAGATGTTTGGATTTCCCCTACTGAGTCCCATCGCCGCCGGTCACGCCGGTCGAAAcgccaaaaacattttatcctCTCACTGCGTAGGCGGCGTGATGACGTCCCTTCCGCCAGACCCGGATGGTCCGTCTGGAATGGGTCCGGAGATGTTTGGACCTTACCACCAACCCAACGCTTCCACGTCCACAGAAAACAATTTCATTCCCAGCCTCAAGCTCGATCAGGTGTCCTTGTCCTCGGCCTCTTTCTTCGTCCAGATTCCCAGGCCGTTCAGCAAAATGTACATCCTGACCCAACACAACCACACCGATGTCTCCGATGTTATGACTCTGAAGCACAAGAAGGAGAAAATCACCGTCAACAAGCTCAAACCACACACCAATTACACCTTCTGCGTGGCCTCCATCCGGAACTCCCAGCGATATAACCACACGTGCCTCCAATTTTCCACCCGTTCTCAAAATCCAAACCACATTCTCCCCACACCGTCAACCACCACACACTACATCATGACCATTGTGGGTTGTCTGTTCGGCATGCTCATAGTTTTGGGCTTTGTCTATTACTGTTTACGCAAAAAACGCATGCACGACGAGAAAAAGAAGTCCATCTGCGTCAAGAAGACGATACTGGAAATGCGTTACGGACCCGAGGTGGCGGCGGCAGTTGCCAACGATCCAGCGGCGGTCCACAAGCTTCAGGAACACTCCAGAGAACACCACCAAtatcaccaccaccatcacggGGCCAAGCTTCCCATGTCTACGTCCTCGAGCTCTGGAATGCTTCACTCGGCTAACACCAGTTCCTCCAGACTGTCCTCTATTCCGCAAGTCGAAAAAATGGCTACTGCCTTCTCGGAGGCCATGACGGGTAAAGGAAACTACATGGACATCAGAAGCGGAGGGGCGGGAATGGAGAGGCACGGCGGAGATAGCGGCCACGGAGCTATGAGAGGGGAAGAGCTAAGGGACGACGACGGCACCGAAGTCGGGGACGACTCGGATGACGGGCACGGCTCGGCGTCGGAGATCTCGACAATCGCCATGGAGGTCGACAAAGTCAATCAGATTATAAACAACTGCATCGATGCGCTCAAACTGGATGCGGCGGCCGTCGCGGCTTCGGGCTCCTCTCCCAATTCTATGCCGTCCTCCAACCCAACCTCCCCTCCCCCAAACAGCACCGCCGCTCTTACTCGTGGTTTAATAACTCTTTCTCAAGGGATGACTGAATCATGCCAAGTGAACAAAATTCCACCTCCGCCCCCGCTCCCTGCTTTGAATACCCCACTTTCTGAGCGCCCGGGGATCAGCGGCGGTGGATTCGTTGTTAGCCCCCCCTACAGGCCGCCTCCGCCTGCCAATGCCGTCCGCCCCATTCAGCGCCAAATGAGTGCGGATGCAGCTGTGGTGATTGTAAACGCCGTCAAGAAACAGAGCAGCACCGCCTCTTGCGGATCTGTGGGACGCGATCGGGATCGCGGAGGACTCGATCGGGACCGCGGAGGACTCGATCGGGACCGCGGAGGACTCGATCGGGACCGCGGAGGGGCTCGCGTCTACAGCCTGGATGTTCCCGAGCCGAGGAGTCCGGATGGCTGCAATCAACAACCACAGTACCAAGACCGTGCGAGTCCTGTGGGCTGTGGGGAACCCCTGGAAAGACTGCCGTTAGTGGGGAGTATGAGCTGCACCGGAGGGGGTGGCGGTGCTTGCGACAGTGGTGGTGTTGGTGGCCAACATCAGGAAAACCAAAATCCGCACCATtaccagcaacagcagcaacagcagcagcagttggAGGTGCAGCAAGACTACCATTGCTCAGAGCACCGCCACTCCGTCCCAGCTCTGTACTACGATGGCTCCCATCAGGGTTCCCCAGCCCAGAGGGTTTCCTTCCTAAAGCCGCTGTCCCGCTCCCGTAAGGATGCCGCCTCCTACTCCCAGCTTTCGCCAGCTCGCCACCATTCCAGTTACTCTGGCTACTCTTCCAGTCCCGAGTACTCCTCAGAGAACACACTGAGGATCTGGGAGCGCTTTCGACCTTACCGTAAAGGCCAGCGTGACGAGGCCTGCTACGTGACGGCCGGTAACGCCCTTCGGAAAAAGGTGCAATTCGCCAAAGGCGAGGACCTCCATGACATCCTGGATTACTGGAAGGGGGTGTCGGcgcagcagaagctttaa